One genomic region from Nostoc sphaeroides encodes:
- the leuC gene encoding 3-isopropylmalate dehydratase large subunit, whose translation MSKGTLFDKVWDLHTVGTLPSGLTQLFIGLHLIHEVTSPQAFAMLRERGLKVLFPERTVATVDHIVPTENQARPFADNLAEEMIQALEKNCQENNITFYNIGSGSQGIVHVIAPELGLTQPGMTIACGDSHTSSHGAFGAIAFGIGTSQVRDVLASQTLALSKLKVRKIAVNGTLNPGVYAKDVILHIIRSLGVKGGVGYAYEFAGTTFEQMNMEERMTVCNMAIEGGARCGYVNPDQVTYDYLKGRDFAPIDTDWDKAVGWWDSIKSDADAQYDDVVIFDAAEISPTVTWGITPGQGIGVNQSVPQPEELLEEDRFIAEEAYRYMDLYPGQPIKGTKIDVCFIGSCTNGRITDLREAAKIAKGRHVAEGIKAFVVPGSERVKEEAEAEGLDKIFQEAGFEWREPGCSMCLAMNPDKLQGRQISASSSNRNFKGRQGSSSGRTLLMSPAMVATAAIKGEVSDVRELL comes from the coding sequence ATGAGCAAAGGTACCCTGTTTGATAAAGTTTGGGACTTACACACCGTTGGTACACTTCCCTCAGGACTGACGCAACTATTTATCGGGCTTCATCTAATTCATGAAGTCACCAGTCCCCAAGCCTTTGCTATGTTACGCGAGAGGGGTCTAAAAGTCCTGTTTCCAGAGCGTACCGTCGCCACAGTCGATCATATTGTGCCTACAGAAAACCAGGCGCGTCCCTTTGCTGATAACTTGGCAGAGGAAATGATCCAGGCGCTCGAAAAGAACTGTCAAGAAAATAACATAACTTTTTACAATATCGGTTCTGGTAGCCAGGGTATAGTTCATGTGATCGCTCCAGAACTTGGGCTGACCCAACCAGGAATGACGATCGCTTGTGGAGATAGTCACACTTCCAGTCATGGAGCATTTGGTGCGATCGCATTTGGTATTGGTACTAGCCAAGTCCGGGATGTTCTCGCTTCCCAAACCCTCGCCCTCTCAAAACTGAAAGTCCGCAAAATCGCAGTTAACGGCACTCTCAACCCTGGAGTTTACGCCAAAGATGTAATTTTACATATCATCCGCTCACTTGGTGTTAAAGGTGGCGTGGGCTATGCTTACGAATTTGCCGGTACGACATTTGAGCAAATGAATATGGAAGAGAGGATGACTGTCTGCAATATGGCGATCGAAGGCGGTGCTAGATGCGGTTATGTCAATCCGGATCAAGTCACCTACGATTACCTCAAAGGCAGAGATTTTGCACCCATTGATACAGATTGGGATAAAGCAGTGGGCTGGTGGGATTCTATCAAGAGCGATGCTGATGCCCAGTACGATGATGTGGTGATATTTGACGCTGCGGAAATTTCTCCTACCGTCACTTGGGGTATTACTCCCGGTCAAGGTATCGGTGTCAACCAGTCAGTACCTCAACCCGAAGAACTACTAGAAGAAGACCGATTTATTGCCGAAGAAGCTTATCGCTACATGGATTTATATCCTGGTCAACCCATCAAGGGCACTAAAATAGATGTCTGCTTTATTGGTAGTTGCACCAACGGCAGAATTACTGATTTGCGAGAAGCGGCGAAAATCGCCAAAGGTCGCCACGTTGCAGAAGGAATCAAAGCTTTTGTTGTCCCAGGTTCTGAAAGGGTAAAGGAAGAGGCGGAAGCGGAAGGACTAGATAAAATCTTTCAGGAAGCTGGATTTGAATGGCGAGAACCGGGATGTTCTATGTGTCTAGCTATGAACCCCGATAAGCTACAAGGAAGACAAATTAGCGCTTCCTCCTCCAACCGCAACTTTAAAGGAAGACAGGGTTCCTCTTCCGGTCGAACATTATTAATGAGTCCGGCAATGGTCGCAACTGCTGCGATTAAAGGCGAAGTCTCTGATGTGCGCGAGTTGCTGTAA
- the leuD gene encoding 3-isopropylmalate dehydratase small subunit, whose amino-acid sequence MVSEVKTVSGRGIPLVGNDIDTDRIIPARYLKAVTFDGLGEGAFIDDRTALKGEHPFDQPQYQGANILIVNRNFGCGSSREHAPQAIAKWGIQALIGESFAEIFFGNCVAMGIPCLTADAVTVKQLQDLVAANPQAAVTVNLETLQVQIGDYTAAVAIGEGTRSTFISGTWDACGQLVANADQVRVTAAKLPYVGWGNLTAS is encoded by the coding sequence ATGGTGAGTGAAGTTAAAACAGTTTCAGGGCGCGGTATACCCTTAGTGGGTAATGATATAGATACCGATCGCATCATTCCCGCGCGATATTTGAAAGCCGTTACCTTTGATGGCTTAGGCGAAGGTGCATTTATCGATGACCGGACAGCACTTAAAGGTGAACATCCCTTTGACCAACCCCAGTACCAAGGGGCAAATATTTTAATAGTCAATAGAAATTTTGGCTGTGGTTCATCACGGGAACATGCACCCCAAGCGATCGCAAAATGGGGAATCCAAGCTTTAATCGGTGAAAGCTTCGCCGAAATCTTTTTTGGTAACTGTGTGGCAATGGGCATACCTTGTCTGACAGCCGATGCTGTTACTGTTAAACAGCTGCAAGATTTAGTCGCTGCCAATCCTCAAGCCGCCGTAACAGTGAATCTGGAAACCTTGCAAGTGCAAATTGGTGATTACACAGCCGCAGTTGCGATCGGTGAAGGGACAAGAAGCACATTTATTTCTGGAACTTGGGACGCTTGCGGTCAGTTGGTAGCTAATGCTGACCAAGTTCGGGTAACGGCAGCTAAATTACCCTACGTGGGTTGGGGCAATTTAACCGCAAGTTAG
- a CDS encoding lysophospholipid acyltransferase family protein, translated as MPRSIQSTQPPLKFIPQRLNPLVLQIVRWLLPIALRFRTRPWLTAGIVRVEAKNVEVLAELYQQFQAGKIRFLLAFRHPEVEDPLCMLYLLSRIVPQVARQKGITLQSLVHSYFLYDRGMTVWAGKWLGWLFSRLGGVPVHRGRRLDRQAIQTARDLFANGELPIAVAPEGGTNGHSGIVSPLEPGVAQMGFWCVEDLQKANRTETVIIIPIAIQYRYVEPPWSKLDWLLSKLEADSGLSPMEIEQGEGEEIYYQRLCRLAEYLITEMEEFYRRFYHQDIPKTISTDESATPNQVLIARLHRLLDKALQVAEQYFGVQARGNSIDRCRRLEEAGWNYIYREDLPDINALPPFKRGLADWIAQEADLRMRHMRIVESFVAVTATYIQEQPTAERFAETALLVYDMLSRIQNTTLPGRPQLGLRETQITVGEPISVTERWKNCQGDRLAARQGVSDLTKDLQIALEKMIA; from the coding sequence TTGCCTAGATCGATTCAGTCTACTCAACCACCACTGAAATTTATTCCCCAACGGTTGAACCCGCTGGTACTCCAGATTGTTCGGTGGTTGCTGCCGATCGCACTACGGTTTCGCACTCGCCCTTGGCTAACGGCTGGTATTGTCCGTGTTGAAGCCAAGAATGTTGAGGTATTAGCTGAACTTTATCAACAATTCCAGGCTGGAAAAATTCGCTTTTTGCTGGCATTTCGCCACCCAGAGGTGGAAGATCCCCTGTGTATGCTGTATTTGCTTTCCCGCATTGTGCCACAGGTGGCTCGTCAAAAAGGTATTACGCTGCAATCCCTTGTTCACAGCTATTTTCTGTATGATCGCGGGATGACGGTTTGGGCTGGAAAGTGGCTAGGTTGGTTGTTTTCTCGGTTGGGAGGTGTGCCGGTTCATCGCGGTAGGCGACTAGATCGCCAAGCTATTCAAACAGCACGGGATTTGTTTGCTAATGGCGAACTACCGATCGCAGTCGCACCCGAAGGGGGTACTAATGGTCATAGTGGTATTGTTAGCCCCTTAGAACCTGGTGTTGCTCAAATGGGGTTCTGGTGTGTAGAAGACTTGCAAAAAGCCAATCGGACTGAGACTGTAATAATTATACCGATCGCTATCCAATATCGTTACGTTGAGCCACCTTGGTCTAAACTCGATTGGCTGCTGAGTAAGTTGGAAGCTGATAGTGGCTTATCGCCAATGGAAATTGAGCAAGGCGAGGGCGAAGAGATTTACTATCAACGCCTCTGTAGGTTGGCTGAATATCTGATTACCGAGATGGAAGAATTTTATCGTCGCTTCTATCATCAAGATATCCCAAAAACCATCTCAACTGATGAATCTGCTACTCCGAATCAGGTATTAATTGCCCGACTTCATCGGTTACTGGATAAGGCTTTACAAGTTGCCGAGCAATATTTTGGAGTTCAAGCACGGGGAAATTCCATTGATCGCTGTCGCCGCTTAGAAGAAGCTGGCTGGAATTACATTTATCGGGAAGATTTGCCAGATATCAATGCTTTACCACCCTTTAAACGTGGCTTGGCAGACTGGATTGCCCAAGAAGCTGACTTGCGAATGCGGCACATGCGGATAGTGGAAAGTTTTGTTGCAGTCACAGCTACTTATATTCAGGAACAACCAACGGCAGAACGGTTTGCAGAAACAGCTTTGCTTGTATACGATATGCTTTCTAGAATTCAGAATACAACACTTCCAGGGCGACCTCAATTAGGTTTGCGAGAGACACAAATCACCGTAGGGGAGCCAATTTCAGTAACCGAACGCTGGAAAAATTGTCAGGGCGATCGCTTGGCGGCTAGACAAGGTGTGAGCGATTTGACAAAAGATTTGCAAATTGCTTTAGAGAAGATGATTGCCTGA
- a CDS encoding rhodanese-related sulfurtransferase, producing MKPENIQVVAALYKFVKLPDFAEKRDPLLSYCQTQGVKGTILLAQEGINGTIAGSRQAIDSVLCFVRTDPRLADLEYKESYTETPPFERMKVRLKPEIVTLGLPEIDPNEQVGTYVNPQEWNDLICDPEVTVIDTRNNYEVNIGTFQGAENPQTSSFREFPDYVLRHLDPTKHKKVALFCTGGIRCEKASSFMLAQGFAEVYHLKGGILKYLEEVAAQESLWEGECFVFDDRITVSHGLEEGSCERCFCCGYAITESDKVSPKYEQGISCPYCFDSLTEEKRARQQQKWRHYQTQVLNSKNRDVG from the coding sequence ATGAAGCCAGAAAATATCCAAGTTGTTGCAGCACTGTATAAATTTGTCAAGCTGCCAGATTTTGCCGAGAAACGAGATCCTCTGCTGTCTTACTGCCAAACGCAAGGTGTGAAGGGGACAATTTTGCTGGCACAAGAAGGCATTAACGGTACAATTGCAGGTTCGCGTCAGGCGATTGATTCTGTTCTCTGCTTTGTGCGTACTGACCCTCGTCTAGCAGACCTAGAATACAAAGAGTCCTATACCGAAACCCCGCCTTTTGAGCGAATGAAGGTGCGGTTAAAGCCAGAAATTGTTACTTTGGGATTGCCTGAAATTGACCCCAATGAACAAGTTGGCACTTATGTCAATCCCCAAGAATGGAATGATTTGATTTGCGATCCAGAAGTAACCGTGATTGACACCCGCAATAATTATGAGGTGAATATCGGTACTTTCCAAGGAGCAGAAAATCCGCAAACTAGCTCATTTCGGGAATTCCCTGATTATGTGCTACGCCACCTCGACCCGACTAAACATAAAAAGGTTGCTCTGTTTTGTACAGGCGGCATTCGCTGTGAAAAAGCCTCATCCTTCATGCTTGCCCAAGGCTTTGCAGAAGTTTATCATCTCAAGGGCGGCATTCTCAAGTATTTAGAGGAAGTTGCAGCCCAAGAAAGTTTATGGGAAGGAGAATGTTTTGTCTTTGACGATCGCATAACTGTCAGTCATGGGTTGGAGGAAGGAAGTTGTGAGCGATGCTTCTGTTGTGGATATGCGATTACTGAGTCAGATAAGGTATCTCCAAAGTATGAACAAGGTATCTCCTGTCCCTATTGTTTTGATAGCCTCACCGAGGAGAAAAGAGCGCGTCAGCAGCAAAAATGGCGGCACTACCAAACCCAAGTTCTCAATTCCAAAAATCGGGATGTGGGTTAA
- a CDS encoding hybrid sensor histidine kinase/response regulator produces MPQARILVVEDEVIVARTIASQLRQLGYIVTGTASSGKVAIAKAWETQPELVLMDIILKGEMDGIATASLIREQLDVPIIFLTAYGDDHTLERAKITQPLGYIVKPFTTKDLKIAIEIGLLKHQLERELRENRDQLATLLNSISDAVIATNEQGNVTFMNPAAEALTGWQQKDALGNEAAKIFHIVDEITGTTLENPVTKVLRDQQVVYLGEFTSLITRDGKRVPIGDSASPLRRQFDQINGVVIVFWDLSERRQTKLLEQALEKEQELNRLKSLFISTVSHEFRNPLTVIQTSVELIEMQAAKLTDAKRAIYLKRIQGAVQSLEKLMEEVLFMGRAEAEKLVCNPAPLNLEQFCRELIEDFSIAQSSVCEIVFTCYSDRTDAVMDEGLLHYLFENLLSNAVKYSPGGGKIQFDLICDPIDQVAIFYIQDQGMGIPEPDQARLFESFYRASNVQSIQGTGLGLVIVKRCVDAHRGQISVTSKVGVGTTFTVILPLNNS; encoded by the coding sequence ATGCCCCAAGCTAGGATTTTAGTCGTTGAAGATGAAGTGATTGTGGCTAGAACTATTGCCAGCCAACTTAGACAACTAGGGTACATTGTTACGGGTACAGCTTCATCTGGAAAAGTTGCCATTGCCAAGGCATGGGAAACTCAACCAGAACTAGTATTAATGGATATTATTCTTAAAGGTGAGATGGACGGTATTGCTACTGCCAGTCTTATTCGTGAGCAGTTAGATGTACCTATAATTTTTTTAACCGCTTATGGTGACGATCATACTTTAGAAAGAGCCAAAATTACCCAACCTTTGGGATATATCGTTAAACCCTTTACTACAAAAGATTTAAAAATAGCGATCGAAATCGGTCTTCTAAAACACCAATTAGAGCGTGAACTGCGAGAAAATCGAGATCAGTTAGCAACCCTTTTAAACTCAATTAGTGATGCTGTAATCGCTACAAATGAGCAGGGAAATGTGACATTCATGAATCCCGCAGCTGAGGCGTTGACTGGCTGGCAGCAAAAAGATGCTTTAGGAAATGAGGCGGCGAAGATTTTTCATATTGTCGATGAAATTACAGGGACTACATTAGAAAACCCAGTGACAAAAGTACTGCGGGATCAACAAGTTGTTTATTTAGGAGAATTCACATCTCTAATTACAAGAGACGGAAAAAGAGTTCCTATTGGCGATAGTGCCTCACCATTGAGGCGACAATTTGATCAGATAAATGGTGTAGTAATTGTTTTCTGGGATCTTAGCGAACGACGCCAAACAAAATTGTTAGAGCAAGCTTTAGAGAAAGAGCAAGAACTTAATCGTCTCAAGTCCTTATTTATCTCTACCGTATCTCATGAGTTCCGTAATCCTTTGACTGTTATTCAAACATCAGTAGAACTCATAGAAATGCAAGCAGCAAAATTGACAGATGCGAAAAGAGCCATCTATTTAAAGCGAATTCAAGGTGCTGTACAATCTCTAGAAAAACTCATGGAAGAAGTGTTGTTTATGGGTCGAGCAGAAGCAGAAAAACTCGTATGCAACCCTGCTCCACTTAACTTAGAGCAATTTTGTCGAGAGTTAATCGAAGATTTTTCTATTGCTCAAAGTAGCGTGTGTGAAATTGTTTTTACTTGTTATAGCGATCGCACCGACGCTGTAATGGATGAAGGACTCTTGCATTACCTGTTTGAAAATCTTCTATCAAACGCGGTTAAATATTCTCCAGGAGGTGGGAAGATTCAGTTTGATTTAATCTGCGACCCGATTGATCAAGTAGCAATTTTTTATATTCAAGATCAAGGTATGGGGATTCCCGAACCAGACCAAGCTCGACTTTTTGAGTCATTCTACCGAGCCTCAAATGTCCAATCAATTCAGGGTACGGGATTGGGGTTAGTAATCGTTAAAAGGTGCGTTGATGCTCACAGAGGTCAAATTAGCGTCACTAGTAAAGTTGGAGTCGGTACTACATTTACAGTAATATTGCCCTTAAATAATTCGTAA
- a CDS encoding IS5 family transposase — protein MTKAYSSNLTQDQWELLEPLIPVAKKGGRPREVDVCSVLNAIFYVLTQGCTWRNLPGDFPNWQTVYTYFRNWRIDGTWISIHDRLRGWARVENERCVSPSEAIIDSQSVKSAAMVSQDVGYDAGKKVKGRKRFLTVDTLGLVLRVLVTAASVDERSGGKQVLKKVKKMGDTVSRLSTIWVDGGYDGNPFMQWVMDFYRWIVQVVLRPHERKGFVLLPKRWVVERTLGWLTGCRRLNKDYELLPQTSETFIYLAMIRIMVRRLA, from the coding sequence ATGACTAAAGCATACTCCAGTAACCTGACCCAAGACCAATGGGAATTGCTAGAACCGTTAATTCCAGTAGCGAAAAAAGGTGGTCGTCCAAGGGAAGTGGACGTATGTTCGGTACTCAATGCCATTTTTTATGTATTGACACAAGGGTGTACCTGGCGAAACCTACCGGGAGACTTTCCTAATTGGCAAACGGTGTATACATACTTTCGTAATTGGCGTATTGACGGAACATGGATCAGCATTCATGACCGACTTAGAGGTTGGGCGAGAGTGGAAAACGAGCGTTGTGTTAGCCCATCAGAAGCGATCATCGATAGTCAAAGTGTGAAAAGCGCAGCAATGGTCAGCCAAGATGTTGGGTACGATGCTGGAAAAAAGGTCAAAGGACGCAAGCGGTTTTTGACTGTGGATACGTTAGGTCTAGTGCTGCGAGTGCTGGTGACAGCAGCTAGTGTCGATGAACGCTCAGGAGGTAAACAAGTACTCAAAAAGGTTAAAAAGATGGGAGATACTGTTTCACGCCTTTCTACTATCTGGGTTGATGGTGGTTACGACGGTAATCCCTTTATGCAATGGGTGATGGATTTTTACCGATGGATTGTACAAGTTGTACTGCGACCCCATGAACGCAAGGGTTTTGTTTTGTTACCTAAACGTTGGGTAGTAGAAAGAACCTTGGGTTGGCTGACTGGGTGTCGGCGTTTGAACAAAGATTATGAACTATTACCCCAAACTTCTGAGACTTTTATCTATCTGGCGATGATTCGCATCATGGTAAGGCGTTTGGCATAA
- a CDS encoding PAS domain-containing protein: MKANGEKFRVISEAIPIPLIISRVSDGLILYANPELIKTFKFSPKDLINRKFLDLYHKLDDLEFLLEALNQHGFIHNYELQLQRGDGTCFWAIASLQYLIFNNEAAILTVFYDITKRKILETKLQEQNDFLQRVFESIPLMIALFDTNGKLQWVNQEWERVLGCKFQDFQAGDLLEALYPNPEYRQYVINFIQSAQRNWGDFKRMFEKFQVE; the protein is encoded by the coding sequence ATGAAAGCCAACGGCGAGAAATTTAGAGTCATTTCGGAAGCCATTCCTATTCCCTTAATTATTTCGCGTGTGTCTGACGGGTTGATTTTATATGCTAATCCAGAGTTAATTAAAACTTTTAAATTTTCACCAAAGGATTTAATTAATCGAAAGTTTTTAGATTTATACCATAAATTAGATGATTTAGAATTCCTGTTGGAAGCTCTAAATCAACATGGCTTTATTCATAACTATGAACTTCAATTACAAAGAGGAGACGGAACTTGTTTTTGGGCGATCGCTTCACTACAATATTTAATATTTAATAATGAAGCAGCGATTTTAACGGTATTTTATGATATTACAAAACGCAAAATTTTAGAAACCAAACTTCAAGAGCAAAATGATTTTTTACAGAGAGTTTTTGAAAGTATACCGTTGATGATTGCACTTTTTGATACTAATGGTAAACTTCAATGGGTGAACCAAGAATGGGAAAGGGTTTTAGGCTGTAAATTTCAAGACTTCCAAGCTGGCGATCTCCTGGAAGCGCTATATCCTAATCCTGAATATCGACAATATGTGATTAATTTTATTCAGTCTGCACAACGCAATTGGGGTGACTTTAAGAGGATGTTTGAAAAGTTCCAAGTTGAGTAA
- a CDS encoding SagB/ThcOx family dehydrogenase: MPELHQSIAQHYHERTKYNPETLASKSQQLDWAKQPVPFKEYKIGSTFDLKPYIQEKPEGFANNPDAQWWQRLSRLLFRSYGLTAKMPSMGSAVYLRAAPSAGGLYPAEVYVVSRGTALLPPGLYNYQCRTHSLMHYWESDVWQNLQSACFWHPSLENTQLAIIVTAVFYRSEWRYEDRAYRRIFLDTGHLLGNIELAGAITDYRPHLIGGFVDESVNDLLYIDPQQEGAIAVLPLADLLDVNQNLPLGCTALPSTTETSYPEIPDGELLTYFHRHTQIQSGVTGNLNLPTIKQEKSLEDKYNFPFCLKIPTNTAPINWGKKLSGLESTMYKRRSTRAYNGDDLTFDELKGLLDFTYQPQNYIDQSLDISPDYFDLNLIETFIAVCGVKGLEAGCYYYAPKAQELRQIRFKNFRRELHFLCLGQELGRDAAAVLFHTADLKAAIAQYGDRVYRYLHLDAGHLGQRLNLAAIHLNLGVSGIGGFFDDQVNEVLGIPADEAVLYITTLGRPR; encoded by the coding sequence ATGCCAGAATTACACCAATCAATTGCCCAGCATTACCACGAACGGACTAAATACAACCCTGAGACTCTGGCCTCTAAAAGTCAGCAGTTAGACTGGGCGAAACAGCCAGTACCTTTCAAAGAGTACAAAATTGGCTCTACTTTTGATCTCAAACCCTATATCCAAGAAAAACCAGAGGGATTTGCTAATAACCCAGATGCTCAATGGTGGCAAAGACTTTCACGCCTGCTGTTTCGCAGTTATGGATTGACGGCGAAAATGCCTTCTATGGGTAGTGCGGTGTATTTACGTGCTGCTCCCAGTGCAGGGGGATTATACCCGGCTGAGGTGTATGTGGTTTCCCGTGGTACGGCGTTATTGCCACCCGGTCTGTATAACTACCAGTGTCGGACTCATTCTCTCATGCATTATTGGGAAAGTGATGTTTGGCAAAATCTCCAATCGGCTTGTTTCTGGCATCCTTCTCTAGAAAACACCCAACTAGCAATTATTGTGACTGCGGTTTTCTATCGTTCTGAGTGGCGCTATGAAGATCGAGCTTATCGGCGGATTTTTCTAGATACGGGACACCTGTTGGGCAATATCGAGTTAGCTGGTGCGATAACTGACTATCGCCCCCACTTAATCGGCGGCTTTGTGGACGAATCTGTAAACGATCTGCTTTATATCGATCCGCAACAAGAAGGTGCGATCGCTGTCTTACCTCTGGCAGATTTGTTAGATGTCAATCAAAATTTACCATTGGGATGCACTGCTTTACCTTCCACCACCGAAACCAGTTATCCCGAAATTCCCGATGGTGAATTGCTGACATATTTCCATCGACACACCCAGATCCAATCCGGTGTAACTGGCAATCTCAATCTACCAACTATCAAACAAGAAAAATCTTTGGAGGATAAATATAACTTTCCTTTCTGTTTGAAAATACCCACCAACACTGCACCTATAAACTGGGGAAAAAAGCTATCAGGACTGGAAAGTACTATGTATAAGCGACGCTCTACCCGCGCTTATAATGGTGATGATTTAACTTTTGATGAATTAAAAGGTTTACTCGATTTCACTTACCAACCACAAAATTACATCGACCAAAGTTTAGATATTTCTCCAGATTACTTTGATTTGAATTTAATAGAAACATTTATTGCTGTTTGTGGAGTTAAAGGATTGGAGGCAGGTTGTTATTATTACGCACCCAAAGCGCAAGAATTACGCCAAATTCGGTTTAAAAACTTTCGCCGAGAGTTACATTTTCTCTGTTTGGGGCAAGAATTAGGGCGGGATGCAGCTGCGGTGTTGTTTCATACAGCCGATTTGAAAGCTGCGATCGCCCAATATGGCGATCGCGTTTACCGTTACTTACATCTGGATGCAGGCCATTTAGGACAACGCCTAAATTTAGCAGCAATACACCTGAATCTAGGCGTTAGTGGTATTGGTGGTTTCTTTGATGACCAAGTAAATGAAGTTTTGGGTATCCCTGCTGATGAAGCTGTTCTATATATCACTACTTTGGGACGCCCAAGATAA
- a CDS encoding M28 family peptidase, protein MNLTERLQTYLAAIARERDPYMATAGHFFVQEYIRQQFSQWGSVEIHTFDVRGKACKNLILNLPSQERRQQKDLPPILIGAHYDGVPGTVAADDNATGVAVLLELARKFAAQAIRYPLRLVAFDMEEYGLLGSADYAALLHQQKQQLRLMISLEMLGYTDSVPGSQSYPPPLERFYPDRGDFIALIGNLRTLPDLIGMSRNIRKAGVPSQWLPVPNRGLIVPQTRLSDHAPFWDLGYPAMMVTDTAFLRNPHYHKPSDAIATLDLDFLSGVCEGLEIAIRRL, encoded by the coding sequence TTGAATTTAACAGAGCGATTACAAACTTACCTGGCTGCGATCGCGCGAGAACGCGATCCTTATATGGCAACGGCTGGACATTTTTTTGTTCAAGAATACATTCGCCAGCAATTTTCCCAATGGGGGAGTGTGGAAATCCACACCTTTGATGTCAGGGGTAAAGCTTGTAAGAACTTGATATTAAATTTACCTTCCCAAGAAAGACGACAACAAAAGGATTTGCCACCGATTTTAATTGGCGCTCATTATGATGGCGTTCCGGGAACAGTAGCGGCTGATGATAATGCCACTGGTGTGGCAGTGTTGCTGGAATTAGCTAGAAAGTTTGCTGCCCAAGCTATAAGATATCCCTTAAGGCTGGTTGCTTTCGATATGGAAGAATACGGCTTACTGGGTAGTGCCGATTATGCAGCCCTGTTGCACCAACAAAAGCAACAGCTACGCTTAATGATTTCCCTAGAAATGCTGGGTTATACCGATTCTGTGCCTGGTTCCCAAAGTTATCCGCCTCCTCTGGAACGCTTCTACCCAGATAGAGGCGATTTTATTGCTTTAATTGGCAATTTGCGAACATTGCCTGACTTAATTGGCATGAGCCGTAATATTCGCAAAGCTGGCGTACCTAGTCAATGGCTACCCGTGCCGAATCGGGGTTTAATAGTTCCGCAAACCAGACTTAGCGATCATGCACCTTTTTGGGATTTGGGTTATCCGGCAATGATGGTGACAGATACGGCATTCTTGCGAAATCCCCATTATCACAAACCTAGTGATGCGATCGCTACTTTAGATTTAGATTTTCTGAGCGGTGTATGTGAAGGGTTAGAAATTGCAATTCGGCGGTTGTGA